One stretch of Tribolium castaneum strain GA2 chromosome 5, icTriCast1.1, whole genome shotgun sequence DNA includes these proteins:
- the LOC661462 gene encoding annulin, with amino-acid sequence MGKLRCPRWCNCIPCFRAKFTPNHDTALQPLPKPKEADETDGVPFIDSKEESDILIIRKIDPCTIINGISHHTSKFELMNRQFEPQLVVRRGQSFRLDITLSRPYKEEKDGISFIFTVDDEDKPNYGQGTLVAVPLLRRPDRHLNWNVVLENAIENTITVQITTAPDAVVAKWHMEVDTKIINDSAYSYSWDTGIYLLFNPWCKQDQVFMKSEDWRDETVLNDVGIIWRGTANRMRPVIWKYDQFEKDILECSLYLIRIVGKVKCGYRADPVRTARALAAAVNSADDLGAVMGNWSEDHSGGTPPTKWIGSKEILQKYYKKKRPVKYGQCWVFSGVLATICRAIGIPARTVTNYSSAHDTQSSLTVDYFTDEKGSVMEELNSDSIWNFHVWNEVWMQRPDLGRDYAGWQAIDATPQELSEDMYRVGPTSVFAVKQGEVLRPYDGAFLYAEVNADKVFWRYAGPTQPLKLLRKDVHGVGKQISTKAPGRFEREDITSLYKYPEKSPEERNTMLKALRQSENLFSRYYLNEDFNDIHFNFELRDDIKIGQPFDVALVMKNRNKITDYKVKIILRVEVVTYRGKVGENVKKEDFDMTVKSDSTCEVKMNVTYNEYAKRVVDQCSFIISCLATVEDTKFEYYAQDDFRVRKPDIKIVLQDKPVENKEVTADIFVENPLPVPYKKGEFTIEGPGIEKSLKVRVKNNVPPRETAKAQFKFTPPRTGRHTIAAKFVSKEIDDVDGYLVIMVEPNKEENGSRL; translated from the exons ATGGGGAAACTGCGGTGTCCGCGTTGGTGCAATTGCATCCCTTGCTTCCGCGCAAAATTTACCCCTAATCATGACACAGCCTTGCAACCCTTACCCAAGCCAAAAGAAGCAG ACGAAACGGACGGCGTGCCATTTATCGACTCGAAGGAGGaatctgacattttaataattcgaaaaattgacCCGTGCACTATCATCAATGGAATTTCTCATCACACATCAAAATTTGAACTCATGAACCGCCAGTTCGAGCCGCAACTTGTGGTGCGGAGAGGTCAAAGTTTCCGGCTTGATATCACCCTCAGCCGGCCGTACAAGGAGGAGAAGGACGggatttccttcattttcaCAGTTGACG ACGAGGATAAACCAAACTACGGCCAGGGCACTTTGGTGGCCGTTCCCCTCCTGAGGCGGCCCGATCGCCACTTGAACTGGAACGTGGTTCTGGAAAATGCAATCGAAAACACGATCACGGTCCAGATTACCACGGCTCCAGACGCCGTGGTGGCGAAGTGGCACATGGAGGTCGACACCAAAATCATCAACGACAGTGCTTACAGCTACAGCTGGGACACGGGGATTTACCTCTTGTTCAACCCCTGGTGCAAGCAAGACCAGGTGTTTATGAAGTCGGAGGACTGGAGGGATGAGACGGTTCTTAACGACGTTGGAATCATTTGGAGAGGGACAGCGAACCGGATGCGGCCCGTGATCTGGAAATACGACCAGTTCGAGAAAGATATCCTCGAATGTTCGCTCTACTTGATTCGAATTGTTGGCAAAGTCAAGTGTGGGTACAGAGCCGACCCTGTCAGGACGGCCAGAGCCTTGGCAGCTGCTGTTAACTCAGCCGATGACTTGGGGGCTGTCATGGGCAACTGGTCGGAGGACCACAGTGGCGGAACGCCGCCAACCAAGTGGATCGGGAGCaaggaaattttgcaaaaatactaCAAGAAGAAACGACCGGTCAAGTACGGCCAGTGCTGGGTCTTCTCCGGCGTTTTGGCAACAA TTTGTCGTGCAATTGGGATTCCGGCTCGCACTGTGACTAACTATTCCTCAGCTCACGACACTCAGAGCTCCCTGACTGTTGATTACTTCACCGATGAGAAAGGTTCAGTGATGGAAGAGTTGAACTCGGACTCGATTTGGAACTTCCACGTCTGGAACGAAGTTTGGATGCAGAGGCCTGATTTGGGGCGAGATTACGCGGGTTGGCAGGCCATCGACGCCACTCCTCAAGAATTGAGCGAGGACATGTACAGAGTGGGCCCCACTTCGGTCTTCGCCGTCAAACAAGGCGAGGTTTTACGGCCCTATGATGGGGCTTTTCTGTACGCCGAAGTGAACGCCGACAAG GTGTTTTGGAGATACGCTGGGCCCACGCAACCGTTGAAACTCCTCCGTAAGGATGTGCACGGGGTTGGGAAGCAAATCAGCACCAAAGCTCCAGGGAGGTTCGAACGCGAAGACATCACAAGTTTGTACAAATACCCGGAAAAATCTCCCGAGGAAAGAAACACAATGCTGAAAGCATTGCGTCAATCGGAAAATTTGTTCTCGCGTTATTACCTAAACGAGGACTTCAACGACATCcactttaatttcgaactaAGGGACGATATTAAAATCGGTCAGCCGTTTGACGTTGCCCTAGTCATGAAAAATAGGAACAAGATCACCGATTACAAAGTCAAAATCATTCTGCGAGTTGAGGTTGTAACATACCGTGGAAAAGTCGGGGAAAACGTGAAAAAAGAAGACTTCGACATGACGGTTAAGTCGGACTCGACGTGCGAAGTTAAAATGAATGTGACCTATAACGAGTACGCCAAGCGTGTTGTTGACCAATgttcttttataatttcctGTCTGGCGACGGTTGAAGACACCAAGTTTGAGTACTACGCCCAGGACGATTTTAGAGTCCGCAAGCCTGATATTAAGATTGTTTTGCAAGACAAACCAGTCGAGAATAAGGAAGTCACTGCCGATATTTTCGTAGAAAATCCTTTGCCCGTGCCGTACAAAAAGGGTGAGTTTACGATCGAAGGGCCAGGTATCGAGAAGAGCCTTAAAGTCAgggttaaaaataatgttcctCCAAGAGAAACGGCCAAAGCACAGTTTAAATTCACACCGCCGAGGACTGGACGCCACACCATTGCCGCCAAATTTGTGTCGAAGGAAATTGATGATGTTGATGGCTATCTGGTGATTATGGTTGAGCCCAACAAGGAGGAGAATGGAAGCAGGCTTTAA
- the LOC661546 gene encoding mitochondrial import inner membrane translocase subunit Tim21 — MITSRLVNPVCRCRLLLFYNPISNQIKRGKSRQALSKTVRSEVDTNVKLGEKVKETTKTASYLGIILLGVGVTGSLFYAVFNELFSSKSPNNVYSKAVERCKADPRIQDKLGLPITAFGAETTRRRRQHVSHVIYNRDGRQCLRMKFYLKGSFHQGTVQLEMVENDSGKYEYRYLFVQVDDLLQTAIVLEDNRNAVSSSSSSSEPLDLTL, encoded by the exons ATGATCACGTCCCGGCTCGTTAACCCAGTATGTAGGTGCCGGTTATTGCTGTTTTACAACCCCATATCCAACCAAATCAAGCGCGGCAAAAGCCGACAGGCCCTCAGCAAAACAGTGAGGAGCGAGGTTGATACTAATGTAAAACTAGGCGAAAAAGTGAAAGAAACGACAAAGACTGCTTCCTATTTAGGCATAATCTTGCTGGGCGTGGGGGTGACAGGCTCACTGTTTTATGCAGTTTTCAATGAGTTGTTCTCGAGTAAAAGCCCCAATAATGTGTATTCTAAGGCAGTTGAGAGGTGTAAGGCTGATCCCCGAATCCAGGATAAACTCGGACTTCCGATTACGGCCTTTGGGGCCGAAACAACGAGGAGGAGACGACAACATGTCAGTCATGTGATTTATAACAGAGATGGAAGGCAGTGTTTGAGGatgaagttttatttaaaagggAGTTTCCACCAAGGGACTGTGCAACTGGAGATGGTGGAG aatgATTCGGGGAAATATGAATATCGGTACTTATTT GTTCAAGTGGACGATCTCCTACAAACAGCAATTGTTCTGGAAGACAACAGGAACGCAGTTTCGTCTTCTAGTTCGTCTTCAGAGCCACTAGACTTGACGTTGTAA
- the LOC107398004 gene encoding transmembrane protein 231: protein MLMMVVLEVFTKNIKISYKSTLLSKASVLALIFGVLSLVLPFIFAYKSKGLWLKRDTFYEQPDVKFRGEYIFVATTNNYNKSVITCSNLPHFDNVLRPLDTCSVIKVRETDRNFDGKTEELDLSLQVNLPVNTHLTSFCIIIPFNYKLQVCPLEMQTAIIFQELLPFYISKYSLVANVVVTQTSPLICHRKNTNTLFNYPVIVDNGDLNNYDINTIITNFSKRNISTSLRDVYKSFSPGKTQNFVLNLNIEFPEDRIYYKPGFWQVLKWAWIQYLSLYIIISWIIAKIKHYIFSRRLILFFEENPVKKKQ from the exons ATGTTAATGATGGTAGTTTTAGAAGTTTTtacaaagaatataaaaatttcttataaaaGTACTCTTCTATCAAAAGCATCGGTGCTAGCCCTAATTTTTGGGGTCTTATCGCTTGTGTTaccatttatttttgcatacaAAAGCAAGg GCTTGTGGTTAAAAAGAGACACTTTTTATGAACAACCGGATGTAAAATTTCGAGgagaatacatttttgttgCTACTACGAATAATTACAATAAGTCTGTTATAACGTGTAGTAATTTACCCCACTTTGATAATGTATTGCGGCCTTTAGATACTTGTTCAGTCATcaag GTTCGTGAAACTGACAGAAATTTTGATGGTAAAACAGAAGAATTAGATTTGTCTCTCCAAGTTAATCTTCCAGTTAATACTCACCTCACGTCTTTTTGCATAATCATTccatttaattataaattacaa GTTTGTCCTCTTGAAATGCAGACTGCcattatttttcaagaattgtTACCATTTTATATATCGAAGTATTCATTGGTGGCTAATGTGGTTGTGACCCAAACTAGCCCCTTAATTTGCCACAGAAAAAACACCAATACGTTATTTAATTATCCTGTGATTGTGGATAATGGGGATTTAAATAACTATGACATAAATACCATTATCACAAACTTTTCAAAGAGAAACA tATCCACATCATTGAGAGACGTCTATAAAAGTTTTTCTCCtggaaaaactcaaaatttcgTATTAAACTTAAATATAGAATTTCCAGAAGACAGGATATACTACAAGCCGGGCTTTTGGCAAGTACTGAAGTGGGCCTGGATCCAGTACCTCTCACTTTACATAATAATCTCATggataattgcaaaaataaagcactaTATTTTTAGCAGGAGATTAATActgttttttgaagaaaatccggtgaagaaaaaacaataa
- the LOC661592 gene encoding solute carrier family 66 member 2 isoform X1, producing MDWVISDELSLTVGTVVGWVSAGAMIIGGVIPYIPQYRQIRKTQDAEGFSLLVCLALLVANTLRIMFWFGRHFEYPLLIQSIIMNVTMFIMIHLCVRVRNRNQLMQARQRIFTAKPSEVVRLLKSKPPRSSHNICDFDIKYFWNWNDFQSYIDCMLVFTIATSILMYVFIDKIIFVELMGFLAVFTEAMLGTPQLVKNFKSKSTEGMSVSMVIMWTCGDIFKTLYFLLREAPIQFWICGSVQVAVDVLILLQVYIYRGNTEPQRDRAHRGD from the exons ATGGATTGGGTGATATCGGACGAGTTGTCCCTGACGGTGGGAACAGTGGTCGGCTGGGTCAGCGCTGGTGCTATGATTATAGGAGGTGTCATCCCCTACATCCCCCAGTACAGACAAATCAGAAAGACACAAGATGCTGAGGGCTTTTCGCTGCTAGTTTGCTTGGCCCTTCTGGTGGCCAACACCTTACGTATCATGTTTTG GTTCGGCAGACACTTTGAGTACCCCCTTTTGATCCAAAGCATAATCATGAACGTCACAATGTTCATTATGATACACTTATGTGTTCGTGTGAGGAATAGGAATCAGCTTATGCAAGCCAGACAGCGGATATTTACAG cTAAACCCAGTGAAGTCGTCAGATTGTTAAAATCTAAGCCTCCCCGCTCTTCTCACAATATTTGTG atttcgATATTAAGTACTTTTGGAACTGGAACGATTTCCAGTCGTACATAGACTGCATGTTGGTATTTACAATAGCGACGTCAATTCTAATGTACGTTTTCATCGACAAGATAATTTTCGTGGAGCTGATGGGCTTCCTGGCGGTGTTTACCGAAGCCATGTTAGGTACGCCTcagttagtaaaaaatttcaaaagtaaATCGACTGAAGGGATGAG TGTCAGTATGGTGATAATGTGGACGTGTggtgatatttttaaaactttgtattttttactgcGTGAGGCGCCGATCCAGTTCTGGATCTGCGGATCAGTGCAGGTGGCTGTGGACGTGTTGATTTTGTTACAAGTTTACATTTATCGGGGAAATACCGAACCGCAGCGCGACAGAGCGCACCGAGGAGATTGA
- the LOC661504 gene encoding hemocyte protein-glutamine gamma-glutamyltransferase, giving the protein MEPIEVQSTEFYPKDNARENHTAEYDLVNNPDFPTPILRRGCNFFFAIRFNRDFDEINDVVRVRFGFGPKPNVIRGTRAILPILARQKVLPKNTHMWSSCVTRIDGNIVMLQVHIPPNAQVGIWKCSIQTNISGQRDKRYDHKVEDDIYILFNPWCEDDGVYMPDEKEKQEYILNENGKIWCGTFKKPVGRHWIFGQFDDIVLPAAVLLLDKSGLAPADRGSPVLVTRAISAVINSVDDDGLLEGRWDGNYSDGTSPHAWTGSVAILDQYLRTGGTPMKYGQCWVFSAATVSVCRALGIPCRSVTNYVSAHDTNCSLTVDKYFDLFGNKIENGPEGDCNDSCWNFHVWNDVWMTRPDLPPGYGGWQIIDATPQEQSDRIFRCGPASVEAVRKGLVGYLYDTPFVFSEVNADIIHFQEDQNSDWGFSRLKINQYHVGRKIVTKRSDLTDEKGDSDMWNITSFYKNLEGTEAERLAVYNAVKGVPKAQHLYDFPSEVQEDVFFDLVDIDSIPFGENFEVRVEMENRSGETRTISAVLSASSIFYTGVTASQVKRLQQTFTLDSNQKETLKITITPEEYLDKLVDHGLIKIYAIANVKETKQTWSEEDDFTLIKPEITVEIADACKVGEDCSVSLSFQNPLDLPLTDCIYTIEGLQKPKTVQFRDVQPKETVNISDSFKAKRPGERRIVVNFNSRQMQGISGTSKVTVLL; this is encoded by the exons ATGGAACCGATTGAAGTTCAGTCGACTGAATTTTACCCCAAAGACAACGCCAGGGAAAATCACACCGCAGAGTACGACTTAGTCAACAACCCTGATTTTCCAACACCGATACTGAGAAGAGGGTGCAACTTTTTCTTCGCAATACGATTTAACCGGGATTTTGACGAAATAAACGATGTTGTTCGAGTTAGATTCGGATTTG GACCTAAGCCTAACGTTATTAGAGGAACAAGAGCAATTTTGCCAATTCTGGCAAGACAAAAAGTCTTGCCAAAAAATACCCACATGTGGTCGTCTTGTGTCACCAGAATCGACGGGAATATTGTAATGTTACAAGTTCACATCCCGCCAAATGCCCAAGTCGGAATCTGGAAATGCTCAATCCAAACCAATATTTCGGGCCAACGGGACAAGCGCTACGATCATAAA gTCGAAGATGACATTTACATTCTCTTCAACCCTTGGTGCGAAGACGATGGTGTCTACATGCCAGATGAAAAGGAAAAACAAGAATACATACTCAACGAAAATGGGAAAATTTGGTGCGGTACGTTCAAAAAACCGGTCGGAAGACACTGGATTTTTGGACAGTTTGACGATATTGTACTACCAGCAGCAGTGCTACTGCTGGACAAGTCAGGATTGGCTCCTGCTGATAGAGGCTCTCCTGTTCTGGTGACCAGAGCCATTTCAGCAGTG ataaattcaGTGGACGATGACGGCCTCCTGGAAGGCAGATGGGACGGAAACTACAGTGACGGTACTTCTCCCCACGCCTGGACCGGTTCCGTGGCCATCCTGGACCAGTACCTCCGAACAGGCGGAACTCCAATGAAATACGGCCAGTGCTGGGTCTTCTCAGCCGCAACCGTTTCCGTTTGCCGCGCTCTGGGAATCCCCTGTCGTTCAGTCACGAATTACGTTTCTGCCCACGACACGAACTGTTCCCTAACCGTTGACAAGTACTTCGACTTGTTCGGGAACAAGATTGAGAACGGCCCTGAGGGCGACTGCAACGATTCTTGCTGGAACTTCCACGTCTGGAACGACGTCTGGATGACGCGACCTGACCTGCCTCCGGGTTACGGTGGCTGGCAAATCATCGACGCAACGCCGCAAGAGCAAAGCGACAGGATTTTCAGGTGCGGGCCTGCGTCAGTGGAGGCGGTCCGTAAAGGCCTGGTTGGGTATTTGTACGACACTCCGTTCGTGTTTTCGGAAGTGAACGCCGATATAATTCACTTCCAGGAAGACCAAAACTCCGATTGGGGCTTTTCCCGGTTGAAAATCAACCAATACCA TGTCGGACGCAAAATCGTTACCAAACGCAGTGATCTAACCGACGAAAAAGGAGACTCCGACATGTGGAACATCACctctttttataaaaatctcGAAGGGACGGAAGCGGAAAGACTAGCTGTGTACAACGCTGTGAAAGGCGTTCCCAAAGCGCAGCATCTTTACGACTTTCCAAGTGAAGTTCAGGAAGATGTGTTTTTTGATTTAGTTGATATTGATTCAATTCCTTTTGGCGAAAATTTTGAAGTGAGAGTTGAGATGGAAAATCGCTCTGGCGAGACACGCACTATTAGTGCCGTTCTCTCCGCAagctcaattttttataccgGAGTTACGGCAAGTCAAGTTAAACGTCTGCAACAAACCTTCACCTTGGACTCTAATCAAAAAGAAACTTTGAAAATTACGATAACACCGGAGGAATATTTGGACAAATTGGTCGACCATGGCTTGATCAAAATCTACGCGATTGCTAACGTGAAAGAAACCAAACAAACCTGGAGCGAAGAAGATGATTTTACCTTGATCAAGCCGGAGATAACTGTGGAAATAGCTGATGCATGCAAGGTGGGAGAAGATTGCAGTGTTAGTTTGAG ttttcaaaatcCTTTGGATCTTCCTTTAACCGATTGCATTTACACAATTGAAGGTTTACAAAAACCCAAAACAGTCCAATTCAGGGATGTTCAGCCTAAAGAAACTGTCAACATAAGCGATTCATTTAAAGCCAAGCGGCCTGGGGAAAGAAGAATTGTTGTTAATTTCAACTCCAGGCAAATGCAAGGCATTTCGGGCACAAGCAAAGTTACTGTTCTTTTATag
- the LOC661592 gene encoding solute carrier family 66 member 2 isoform X2, with protein sequence MDWVISDELSLTVGTVVGWVSAGAMIIGGVIPYIPQYRQIRKTQDAEGFSLLVCLALLVANTLRIMFWFGRHFEYPLLIQSIIMNVTMFIMIHLCVRVRNRNQLMQARQRIFTDFDIKYFWNWNDFQSYIDCMLVFTIATSILMYVFIDKIIFVELMGFLAVFTEAMLGTPQLVKNFKSKSTEGMSVSMVIMWTCGDIFKTLYFLLREAPIQFWICGSVQVAVDVLILLQVYIYRGNTEPQRDRAHRGD encoded by the exons ATGGATTGGGTGATATCGGACGAGTTGTCCCTGACGGTGGGAACAGTGGTCGGCTGGGTCAGCGCTGGTGCTATGATTATAGGAGGTGTCATCCCCTACATCCCCCAGTACAGACAAATCAGAAAGACACAAGATGCTGAGGGCTTTTCGCTGCTAGTTTGCTTGGCCCTTCTGGTGGCCAACACCTTACGTATCATGTTTTG GTTCGGCAGACACTTTGAGTACCCCCTTTTGATCCAAAGCATAATCATGAACGTCACAATGTTCATTATGATACACTTATGTGTTCGTGTGAGGAATAGGAATCAGCTTATGCAAGCCAGACAGCGGATATTTACAG atttcgATATTAAGTACTTTTGGAACTGGAACGATTTCCAGTCGTACATAGACTGCATGTTGGTATTTACAATAGCGACGTCAATTCTAATGTACGTTTTCATCGACAAGATAATTTTCGTGGAGCTGATGGGCTTCCTGGCGGTGTTTACCGAAGCCATGTTAGGTACGCCTcagttagtaaaaaatttcaaaagtaaATCGACTGAAGGGATGAG TGTCAGTATGGTGATAATGTGGACGTGTggtgatatttttaaaactttgtattttttactgcGTGAGGCGCCGATCCAGTTCTGGATCTGCGGATCAGTGCAGGTGGCTGTGGACGTGTTGATTTTGTTACAAGTTTACATTTATCGGGGAAATACCGAACCGCAGCGCGACAGAGCGCACCGAGGAGATTGA